A genomic window from Cytobacillus suaedae includes:
- a CDS encoding RDD family protein has protein sequence MSNPAGFGVRLGAAIVDIIFLFLVSGIITSIIYQEFFMDNEPITTTLEMLYYLLLPVFWYGYTVGKKVLGIRIAREDGERVGFGTMLMRNLVAGLVYVLTLGIGIIVSAFMVGLREDKRAIHDFVAGTYVTYDEPEPEKYLE, from the coding sequence TGAGCAATCCTGCAGGATTTGGCGTTAGGTTAGGTGCTGCAATAGTTGATATAATTTTTCTGTTCTTAGTATCAGGAATTATTACATCCATCATATATCAGGAATTCTTTATGGACAACGAACCTATAACAACAACTTTAGAAATGCTGTATTATTTACTGTTGCCTGTATTTTGGTATGGATATACTGTTGGCAAGAAAGTATTAGGGATACGTATAGCGCGTGAAGATGGTGAAAGAGTAGGTTTTGGAACAATGCTTATGCGTAACTTAGTTGCTGGTTTAGTATATGTTTTGACATTAGGAATCGGTATAATAGTTAGTGCTTTTATGGTGGGTCTAAGAGAAGATAAGCGTGCTATCCATGATTTTGTTGCAGGGACTTACGTAACTTATGACGAACCTGAGCCTGAAAAATACCTAGAATAA